A genomic stretch from Barnesiella intestinihominis YIT 11860 includes:
- a CDS encoding tyrosine-type recombinase/integrase, translating into MTRIKGQLTTADYLPIAEYNRLVRGLEKDGEYLWETYCWLSFCTACRASDVRTLRWKDILGKSTMTRIEQKTKKNRLIKFNRDVQEKNRFLYEMLGQPAPEQYIFLSPRTGKPYSLEYINRLLKVFKVRYRLPIRAFSTHTFRKTFGRYVYELMGRSAEGLILLNQIFRHSNLETTRRYIGLAQEDIDKVFDSIRL; encoded by the coding sequence GTGACAAGAATCAAGGGACAACTGACGACAGCCGACTACCTGCCCATAGCGGAATATAACAGGCTGGTCCGCGGGCTTGAGAAGGACGGCGAGTACCTGTGGGAGACCTACTGCTGGCTGTCGTTCTGCACGGCATGCAGGGCCTCCGACGTGAGGACCCTGCGCTGGAAAGACATCTTAGGAAAAAGCACCATGACCCGCATCGAGCAGAAAACAAAGAAAAACCGCCTGATCAAGTTCAACAGGGACGTGCAGGAGAAGAACCGTTTCCTGTACGAGATGCTCGGACAACCCGCCCCCGAACAGTACATCTTTCTCAGCCCGCGTACCGGGAAACCTTACTCGCTGGAATACATCAACAGGCTGCTCAAGGTATTCAAGGTAAGGTACAGGCTGCCGATCAGGGCATTCTCCACACATACCTTCCGCAAGACTTTCGGGCGCTATGTCTACGAGCTGATGGGACGCTCGGCCGAGGGCCTGATCCTGCTCAACCAGATATTCCGCCATTCCAACCTGGAAACCACCCGGCGCTACATCGGGCTGGCGCAGGAGGACATCGACAAAGTGTTCGATTCCATACGTCTATGA